In a genomic window of Pseudomonadota bacterium:
- a CDS encoding Gfo/Idh/MocA family oxidoreductase, producing the protein MREVRWGIVGAGRIAHTFAKDMRATEAGVVQAVAARDGASAASFAAQYAIPTAHASYQALYADPNVDAIYIATPHNLHIDHAGDAMRAGKAVLCEKPLTVSAEQAQQLIHLARDCDTYLMEGMWTWFLPAIRQARNWVESGRIGRVLRIQADFGYPLGYDPNKREYNAELAGGCLLEMGVYPVAFTAFLRSDDPREFSVVARRAPNGVEDDLVATLTFDDCIASLGTSFRAKLRNWAYVIGEEGYIAIPDFWRASECQLWHLDEQVDRYVDERTTEGFNYQIDAVNNDLQAGLRQSSVIPLAASLRVQRMMDTIRALS; encoded by the coding sequence ATGCGTGAGGTCCGTTGGGGGATCGTGGGCGCCGGGCGAATCGCCCACACCTTCGCAAAGGACATGCGTGCGACCGAGGCGGGAGTGGTGCAGGCCGTGGCCGCCCGCGACGGCGCGTCCGCCGCGAGCTTCGCCGCTCAATACGCCATCCCCACCGCCCATGCGAGTTATCAGGCGCTCTATGCAGACCCGAACGTGGACGCGATCTACATCGCCACCCCTCACAACCTACACATCGACCACGCGGGCGACGCCATGCGCGCCGGCAAGGCCGTGCTCTGCGAAAAGCCGCTCACGGTCAGCGCGGAGCAGGCCCAGCAACTGATCCACCTCGCCCGCGATTGCGATACCTATCTCATGGAAGGCATGTGGACCTGGTTCCTGCCCGCCATCCGGCAGGCGAGAAACTGGGTCGAGTCAGGGCGAATCGGTCGTGTGCTGCGCATCCAGGCCGACTTCGGCTATCCCCTCGGCTACGACCCGAACAAGCGGGAGTACAACGCCGAGCTTGCGGGAGGGTGCTTGCTCGAGATGGGCGTCTACCCCGTCGCCTTCACCGCGTTCCTTCGCAGCGATGATCCCCGAGAGTTCTCCGTGGTCGCCCGACGCGCGCCCAATGGCGTCGAAGACGACCTCGTCGCCACCCTTACCTTCGATGACTGCATCGCCTCGCTCGGCACATCGTTTCGGGCCAAGCTGCGAAACTGGGCGTACGTCATCGGCGAGGAGGGCTACATCGCGATTCCCGACTTCTGGCGGGCCAGCGAGTGCCAGCTGTGGCACCTGGACGAGCAAGTGGATCGCTACGTCGACGAGCGCACCACCGAGGGCTTCAACTACCAGATAGATGCGGTCAACAACGACCTGCAGGCAGGCCTGCGCCAGTCCTCCGTCATCCCGCTCGCCGCAAGCCTGCGCGTGCAGCGCATGATGGACACGATTCGCGCCCTCTCCTAG
- a CDS encoding phytanoyl-CoA dioxygenase family protein produces MEFAALKEVFDRDGYVVIDDMFEPTMMDRLECSIAEHFGDRPGFLHDDHFISKAKTEVIPWFPQREGIGDFDGIEQDPRVRELSTRVLGDGWESQYCMVMFSRAGSSGQAWHQDCDPSDPERYNLNRLVYTRDIRDETGGQPVVVPGSHRRGLLEAGDPMADLEGQVVLRPGKGSLVLLHGHTWHRVLPVVNGANRSSTNFRAAPKGTPQDITDVCVYRNMRYRFSTAEVVEERVS; encoded by the coding sequence ATGGAATTCGCTGCGCTGAAGGAGGTCTTCGACCGCGACGGCTACGTCGTCATCGACGACATGTTCGAGCCGACGATGATGGATCGCCTGGAGTGCTCTATCGCAGAGCACTTCGGCGATCGTCCGGGCTTTCTGCACGACGATCACTTCATCTCGAAGGCAAAGACCGAGGTCATCCCCTGGTTTCCGCAGCGCGAGGGCATCGGCGACTTCGATGGCATCGAGCAAGATCCACGCGTGCGCGAGCTGAGCACGCGCGTGCTCGGTGACGGCTGGGAGTCGCAGTACTGCATGGTGATGTTCTCGCGAGCCGGCAGCAGCGGACAGGCGTGGCACCAGGATTGTGACCCGAGCGACCCCGAGCGCTACAACCTGAACCGCCTTGTATACACGCGCGACATTCGTGACGAGACGGGCGGGCAGCCGGTGGTGGTGCCGGGCTCCCATCGACGTGGGCTCCTCGAGGCGGGTGATCCGATGGCGGATCTGGAGGGTCAGGTCGTGCTCAGGCCGGGTAAGGGCAGCCTGGTGCTACTTCACGGTCACACGTGGCATCGCGTGTTACCGGTGGTGAACGGTGCCAACCGCTCGTCCACCAATTTTCGCGCAGCGCCTAAGGGCACACCCCAGGACATCACCGATGTCTGCGTCTACCGCAACATGCGATACCGATTCTCCACCGCCGAGGTGGTGGAGGAGCGCGTTTCCTAG
- a CDS encoding LacI family DNA-binding transcriptional regulator has product MAADVSIKEVARLAGVSIATVSRCINTPEKVTDKTRLKVQDAIVRTGYSPNTLAQNFRRGRTNIVMVVLPSVGDPFFAGVMRGIRAAATAKGYGVIIEETQLNTLTADELGKMVVSNQTDGIVLLASMSPFGTQVLSSKSKQRLPIVIGCETVSPELAEFPSVQIDNVAAAKEATNYLISLGHRDIAMICGEESSLLTKDREYGYRGAMKHAQLEIADGWVVDGGLSIAGARRATRNLLNHNRLPTAIFCANDEMAIGCLHEVKAAGLRVPDDISIVGFDDIRYAEVSDPPLTTINQPAEEIGERVMYRLCRRIEDSARVNRAPEIVPHKLIIRQSTSSPKR; this is encoded by the coding sequence ATGGCCGCAGACGTATCGATCAAGGAAGTCGCTCGCCTGGCCGGCGTGTCCATCGCCACCGTGTCGAGGTGCATCAACACACCCGAGAAGGTGACGGACAAGACGCGCCTCAAGGTCCAGGACGCGATCGTTCGCACGGGCTACTCGCCCAACACGCTGGCGCAGAACTTCCGCCGTGGCCGCACCAACATCGTGATGGTGGTCTTGCCCTCAGTCGGTGATCCCTTCTTTGCCGGTGTGATGCGCGGTATTCGCGCCGCGGCCACCGCCAAGGGCTACGGCGTGATCATCGAGGAGACCCAGCTCAACACCTTGACGGCCGATGAGCTGGGCAAGATGGTGGTATCCAATCAAACGGACGGCATCGTGCTGCTGGCCAGCATGTCGCCCTTCGGCACCCAGGTCCTCTCCAGCAAGAGCAAGCAGCGCCTACCGATCGTGATCGGTTGCGAGACCGTGTCCCCGGAGCTCGCCGAGTTTCCGAGCGTGCAGATCGACAACGTCGCCGCTGCCAAGGAAGCCACCAACTACCTCATCTCCCTGGGACACCGTGACATCGCCATGATCTGCGGCGAGGAGTCTTCCCTGCTCACCAAGGACCGGGAGTACGGTTACCGCGGTGCCATGAAACATGCGCAACTCGAGATCGCCGACGGCTGGGTCGTCGACGGTGGCCTGAGCATCGCGGGCGCGCGTCGCGCCACCCGCAACCTGCTCAACCACAACCGCCTCCCCACGGCGATTTTCTGCGCCAACGACGAGATGGCCATCGGCTGCCTGCACGAGGTCAAGGCGGCCGGCCTGCGCGTGCCGGATGACATCTCGATCGTGGGCTTTGACGACATTCGCTACGCGGAGGTGTCCGACCCACCGCTGACCACCATCAACCAACCTGCCGAAGAGATCGGTGAACGGGTCATGTATCGCCTTTGCCGGCGCATCGAAGACAGTGCTCGCGTAAACCGTGCGCCGGAGATCGTGCCGCACAAGCTGATCATCCGCCAATCGACCAGCTCGCCCAAGCGCTAG
- a CDS encoding MFS transporter — MSVTDRTAIGYAVIIALGGFLFGFDAAVISGVVGFVTTQFELNDWWTGAIVSAPSMAAMLAALTVGPLADYVGRKPVMLGLALLYTISAAASALAPDPLTLVVARFIGGLAFGTLMLAPIYIAELAPARLRGRMVSINQLNIVIGFSAAYFANFFILGASESGAPWAQSIGLDQHVWRYMLGLEVLPAASYCFLMLLAPESPRYLVLQGRTDEAQHILARIAPSAMIPELINSIRSSAQEATRGLWSKLRALLHPDLRLVLIVGLIAGIAQQSSGINVVFFYAPTIFEQSGVGTNAAFAQATYVGIINVAFTILAMVLIDRLGRRPLMLAGLAGVAITMMVSAYGFYTAYYELPIGALSELASASTDDLSPLLALEGLRFESDTQFKHAVAELIGRNALNANEAALLQSAVVINARLVLFGILGFVASFAFSLGPVMWVLFSEIFPNHLRGVCMALMGVVNAAVSTGVQFIFPWELATLGSAGTFLLFGLTAIVFLVLLAWLMPETKGKSLETLELELAATARAAHA; from the coding sequence ATGAGCGTTACCGATCGAACCGCGATCGGCTACGCGGTCATCATCGCCCTCGGTGGATTCCTCTTCGGGTTCGATGCGGCCGTGATCTCCGGCGTGGTCGGCTTTGTGACGACGCAGTTCGAGCTCAACGACTGGTGGACGGGCGCAATCGTCAGTGCACCCAGCATGGCCGCCATGCTTGCCGCCCTTACGGTCGGGCCCCTCGCCGATTACGTCGGGCGCAAGCCGGTGATGTTAGGCCTGGCCCTGCTGTACACCATCTCCGCCGCCGCCTCGGCACTTGCCCCCGACCCGCTGACCTTGGTCGTGGCACGCTTCATCGGCGGCCTCGCCTTCGGCACCTTGATGCTGGCGCCCATCTACATCGCCGAACTCGCACCGGCCCGTCTGCGCGGGCGCATGGTGTCGATCAATCAGCTGAACATCGTGATTGGATTTTCGGCCGCCTACTTCGCTAACTTCTTCATCCTGGGCGCCAGCGAGTCGGGCGCACCTTGGGCACAATCGATCGGCCTCGATCAACACGTCTGGCGCTACATGCTCGGGCTCGAAGTGCTGCCGGCTGCCAGCTACTGCTTCTTGATGTTGCTGGCGCCCGAGAGTCCGCGCTACCTCGTCCTCCAAGGCCGCACCGACGAGGCGCAGCATATCCTCGCTCGCATCGCACCGAGCGCCATGATCCCCGAGCTTATCAACAGCATTCGCTCGAGCGCCCAGGAAGCCACCCGCGGCCTGTGGTCGAAGCTGCGCGCCCTCCTGCACCCGGATCTGCGCCTCGTGCTGATCGTCGGGTTGATCGCGGGTATCGCCCAGCAGAGCAGCGGCATCAACGTGGTCTTCTTCTACGCGCCCACGATCTTCGAGCAGAGCGGCGTAGGCACCAACGCCGCCTTCGCCCAAGCCACCTACGTCGGCATCATCAACGTGGCGTTCACGATCCTTGCCATGGTGCTGATCGATCGGCTCGGGCGCCGCCCTTTGATGCTCGCCGGTCTCGCAGGCGTTGCCATCACCATGATGGTCTCCGCCTACGGCTTCTACACCGCCTATTACGAACTGCCCATAGGTGCCCTGAGCGAATTGGCCAGCGCCAGCACGGACGATCTCTCGCCCTTGCTGGCACTCGAGGGCCTACGCTTTGAGAGTGACACCCAGTTCAAGCACGCCGTCGCCGAGCTCATCGGTCGCAACGCCCTCAACGCCAATGAGGCAGCCCTGTTGCAAAGCGCGGTGGTGATCAATGCGCGCCTGGTGCTGTTCGGCATCCTGGGCTTTGTTGCTTCCTTCGCCTTTTCCCTGGGCCCGGTGATGTGGGTGCTCTTCTCCGAGATCTTCCCCAATCACCTCCGCGGCGTGTGCATGGCGCTCATGGGCGTGGTGAACGCCGCCGTCTCCACCGGCGTTCAGTTCATCTTTCCCTGGGAACTCGCCACACTCGGCAGCGCTGGCACCTTCTTGCTGTTCGGCCTCACGGCGATCGTCTTCCTGGTGCTGCTCGCCTGGCTCATGCCTGAGACCAAGGGCAAGTCGCTGGAGACCCTGGAGCTAGAGCTGGCTGCCACCGCAAGGGCTGCGCATGCGTGA
- a CDS encoding glycosyl hydrolase, producing MNRHTLNIITGLPCWLVLALAPQGCGEVAEDPLTPPSREEASAPSPTSHQLIIGQDLDAIRGYLASDCCPAPDGLTAYLDLYNLLAPGTFGGLGMDGEGRPLDFEHTWGAGPVSAYTTATAFGVRDIAIGLSITENDHPGELQRLAEGAHDDKIEQLARFAEVVQGKVYLRIGYEFDGAWNQGYENPERFIAAYRRIVDVLRAAGTDNIEYVLQASAAGVDEIIDGGHEDISRWYPGDDYVDWLGLSWFMNPHERSIAPTDGFVPLSPGALADEVIALARVHGKPVMIAEASPQAFDINEGFTAHHSPIWDGEAATERVTVSSTEIWDYWFAPLFAYLDEHHDVIRALAYINVDWDSQPMWGPPYASGFWGDTRLETNPELAERFTRAVAAWKGGE from the coding sequence ATGAACCGTCACACGCTGAACATCATCACCGGCCTGCCCTGTTGGTTGGTGCTCGCGCTTGCCCCCCAAGGTTGTGGCGAAGTGGCCGAGGATCCCCTCACCCCCCCCTCCCGTGAGGAGGCCTCGGCCCCTTCGCCCACTTCGCATCAGTTGATTATCGGCCAGGATCTGGACGCGATCAGGGGCTATCTGGCGAGCGACTGCTGCCCCGCGCCGGACGGCCTCACCGCGTACCTCGACCTGTACAACCTGCTGGCGCCCGGCACCTTTGGCGGCCTGGGCATGGATGGTGAAGGTCGCCCCCTGGACTTCGAGCACACCTGGGGCGCCGGCCCTGTCAGTGCCTACACCACCGCCACCGCCTTCGGCGTGCGCGACATCGCGATCGGCCTGTCCATCACGGAGAACGACCACCCTGGCGAGCTGCAGCGGTTGGCCGAGGGCGCACACGATGACAAGATCGAGCAGCTGGCGCGCTTTGCCGAGGTCGTCCAGGGCAAGGTGTACCTGCGGATCGGCTACGAGTTCGACGGCGCCTGGAACCAAGGCTACGAGAACCCGGAGCGCTTCATCGCCGCCTATCGGCGTATCGTCGATGTGCTGCGCGCTGCCGGGACGGACAATATCGAATACGTGCTGCAGGCGAGCGCCGCCGGCGTCGACGAGATCATCGATGGGGGACACGAGGACATCAGCCGCTGGTACCCAGGGGATGACTACGTCGACTGGCTCGGCCTATCCTGGTTCATGAACCCGCACGAGCGCTCCATCGCGCCCACGGACGGCTTCGTCCCCCTCTCGCCGGGTGCGTTGGCGGACGAGGTGATCGCCCTCGCCCGGGTCCACGGCAAGCCTGTGATGATCGCCGAAGCGTCTCCGCAGGCCTTCGACATCAACGAGGGTTTTACCGCCCACCACAGCCCCATCTGGGATGGTGAGGCGGCCACGGAGCGAGTCACGGTGAGCAGCACGGAGATTTGGGACTACTGGTTTGCGCCACTGTTCGCGTACCTCGACGAACACCACGACGTGATCCGAGCCCTCGCGTACATCAACGTCGATTGGGATTCGCAGCCGATGTGGGGACCCCCCTACGCCAGCGGCTTCTGGGGCGATACGCGCCTCGAGACTAACCCCGAGCTAGCCGAACGCTTCACCCGTGCGGTAGCCGCGTGGAAGGGAGGCGAATGA
- a CDS encoding glycoside hydrolase family 43 protein yields MSNGVSNPILRGFNPDPSICRVGADYYIAVSTFEWYPGVLIYHSRDLARWRLVARPLDRPSLLDLRGVPDSCGVWAPCLSYADGCFWLCYTAVRRFDGNFKDTHNYLTTCETVEGTWSDPTYLNSSGFDPSLFHDRDGRKWLTNMVWDHRAGRSPFYGIVLQEFCPQARQLTGERRHIFRGTALDYTEGPHLYRFGDYYYLITAEGGTGYGHAVTMARARAIDGEYEADPAGPLVTAANTPEWPLQRAGHGDLVEAEDGELYLVHLCARPLPGTRRCPLGRETAIQRLRRTQDGWMRLAGGGHLPSVAVELSAARAESVVDSQYEDFTGPELAQGFQWLRTPDPTAFMSLEDAPGNLRLYGKESPGSLFSQALIARRQTHFAYEAMTCMRFEPENFQQLAGLICYYNSAKFHYLYVSWDEALGKHLGIMSCEANRTLAVTYPVQGLRIDLPRGAPVWLRASVRYEHLNFDWSADGEEWRRLPVTLDYGVLSDEAGMDGAEQFTGTFVGMTCNDVSGAGAYADFECFSYLGRD; encoded by the coding sequence GTGAGCAACGGCGTCAGCAACCCGATTCTGCGCGGGTTCAATCCAGATCCGTCGATTTGCCGGGTGGGCGCGGATTACTACATCGCCGTCTCCACCTTCGAGTGGTATCCGGGGGTCTTGATCTACCACTCCCGCGACCTGGCCCGCTGGCGCTTGGTGGCGAGGCCACTCGACCGGCCGTCACTGCTCGACCTGCGGGGCGTACCGGACTCGTGTGGTGTATGGGCGCCGTGCCTCAGCTACGCCGACGGCTGCTTCTGGCTGTGCTACACGGCGGTGAGACGCTTCGATGGCAACTTCAAGGACACCCACAACTACCTGACCACCTGCGAGACGGTGGAGGGCACTTGGTCGGATCCGACCTACCTGAACTCGAGCGGCTTCGATCCCTCCCTGTTCCATGATCGGGACGGCCGCAAGTGGCTGACGAACATGGTCTGGGATCACCGTGCCGGGCGCAGCCCTTTCTACGGCATCGTGCTGCAGGAATTCTGCCCGCAGGCGAGGCAGCTCACGGGCGAGCGCCGGCACATCTTCCGCGGCACCGCCCTCGACTACACGGAGGGGCCGCACCTGTATCGCTTCGGTGACTACTACTACCTGATCACCGCCGAGGGTGGGACGGGTTACGGCCACGCGGTGACCATGGCGCGAGCCCGCGCGATCGATGGTGAGTACGAGGCGGACCCGGCGGGGCCGCTGGTCACCGCGGCGAACACCCCCGAGTGGCCGCTGCAGCGCGCCGGCCACGGCGACTTGGTGGAGGCCGAGGACGGTGAGCTCTACCTAGTGCATCTATGCGCTCGCCCCTTACCCGGCACACGACGCTGCCCCTTGGGAAGGGAGACCGCCATCCAGCGCCTGAGAAGGACCCAGGACGGGTGGATGCGCCTGGCAGGAGGCGGTCATCTGCCGAGCGTTGCCGTGGAGCTCAGCGCGGCGCGGGCTGAGTCCGTCGTCGATAGCCAATACGAGGACTTCACCGGTCCTGAACTCGCACAGGGGTTTCAATGGCTGCGCACGCCTGATCCTACGGCGTTCATGAGCCTGGAGGACGCCCCCGGCAACCTTCGCCTCTACGGTAAGGAGTCGCCGGGAAGCCTGTTCTCCCAAGCCCTGATCGCTCGGCGGCAGACGCACTTCGCGTACGAGGCGATGACCTGCATGCGCTTCGAGCCTGAGAACTTCCAGCAACTGGCAGGGCTGATCTGCTACTACAACTCGGCCAAGTTTCACTACCTGTACGTGTCGTGGGATGAAGCGCTCGGCAAGCATCTGGGCATCATGAGCTGCGAGGCGAATCGCACCCTCGCGGTGACCTATCCCGTCCAAGGGTTGCGCATCGATCTTCCCCGGGGGGCGCCCGTATGGCTGCGGGCCAGCGTGCGCTACGAACACCTGAACTTCGATTGGTCCGCAGACGGCGAGGAATGGCGCCGACTGCCCGTGACGCTGGACTACGGCGTGCTGTCCGATGAGGCAGGCATGGACGGGGCGGAGCAGTTTACCGGTACCTTCGTCGGCATGACGTGCAACGACGTGTCCGGTGCCGGCGCCTATGCCGACTTCGAGTGCTTCAGCTACCTCGGGCGCGACTAG